One stretch of Carcharodon carcharias isolate sCarCar2 chromosome 20, sCarCar2.pri, whole genome shotgun sequence DNA includes these proteins:
- the siva1 gene encoding apoptosis regulatory protein Siva isoform X2, translating into MTKRASPFGDTAPLQWKIHVTQKELNEGVFGEKYKREVYEKTKNLLFNGAQAFMGYMWTGNSEENCTLVPMSKPIEGNCLKEPEDVCNGCEGRELLHGQTFLGHNGQLVKGSLSSNRFIMKPMIKCSAMAAFHEEAIEV; encoded by the exons ATGACGAAGAGAGCCAGTCCTTTCGGTGACACGGCGCCGCTCCAGTGGAAGATCCACGTTACCCAGAAAGAGCTGAACGAGGGAGTCTTTGGGGAGAAATACAAGCGGGAAGTGTACG AGAAAACTAAAAACTTGCTGTTTAATGGTGCCCAAGCTTTTATGGGATACATGTGGACTGGCAATTCAGAAGAGAATTGCACACTGGTTCCCATGTCCAAACCTATTGAAGGTAACTGCCTAAAGGAACCAGAAGATGTTTGTAATGGATGTGAAGGACGTGAGTTACTCCATGGGCAAACCTTTCTAGGACATAATGGACAACTTGTAAAGGGTTCACTATCTTCAAACAGAT TTATAATGAAGCCTATGATCAAGTGTTCTGCTATGGCTGCTTTCCATGAAGAGGCTATTGAAGTTTGA
- the siva1 gene encoding apoptosis regulatory protein Siva isoform X1 codes for MTKRASPFGDTAPLQWKIHVTQKELNEGVFGEKYKREVYEKTKNLLFNGAQAFMGYMWTGNSEENCTLVPMSKPIEGNCLKEPEDVCNGCEGRELLHGQTFLGHNGQLVKGSLSSNRSPIKPATTNCFICLKPSNFKEPCSQCDRLICQHCSKVCDHCARICCSLCSFDDYNEAYDQVFCYGCFP; via the exons ATGACGAAGAGAGCCAGTCCTTTCGGTGACACGGCGCCGCTCCAGTGGAAGATCCACGTTACCCAGAAAGAGCTGAACGAGGGAGTCTTTGGGGAGAAATACAAGCGGGAAGTGTACG AGAAAACTAAAAACTTGCTGTTTAATGGTGCCCAAGCTTTTATGGGATACATGTGGACTGGCAATTCAGAAGAGAATTGCACACTGGTTCCCATGTCCAAACCTATTGAAGGTAACTGCCTAAAGGAACCAGAAGATGTTTGTAATGGATGTGAAGGACGTGAGTTACTCCATGGGCAAACCTTTCTAGGACATAATGGACAACTTGTAAAGGGTTCACTATCTTCAAACAGAT CACCAATCAAGCCAGCAACCACAAACTGTTTTATCTGTTTGAAACCATCAAATTTCAAGGAACCATGCTCACAGTGTGACCGCTTAATATGCCAACATTGCAGCAAAGTGTGTGATCACTGTGCAAGGATTTGCTGTTCACTATGCTCATTTGATGA TTATAATGAAGCCTATGATCAAGTGTTCTGCTATGGCTGCTTTCCATGA